A window from Pseudooceanicola algae encodes these proteins:
- a CDS encoding trypsin-like peptidase domain-containing protein has protein sequence MQTFHRPVLTASLIALLTAFGGLSPTLAQDRVPESQAEISLSFAPLVKKAAPAVVNIFAKTIVPSRQSPFANDPFFSQFFGNLGQARPQVQNSLGSGVILSDDGIVVSNYHVVGEADEISIVLNDRREFNAEVLLADAAADLAILKLEDAHDLPYLALRDSDDVEVGELVLAIGNPFGVGQTVSSGIVSGLARSGAAAGSERGYFIQTDAPINPGNSGGALIDVKGDLIGVNTSILSRSGGSNGIGFAIPAALIEQFVAQARDGAAVFRHPWAGMTGHGVDTDMAGALGLDHPEGIVIDALHEDSPFAAAGFTPGDVILAVDGNPISSPAEMVFRMSVKGMGGKAQIERLRDGERSTIAVPMTTAPEEPARDPVETTDKGPIPGMTLVTVNPAVIAEYQLPLTTTGAMVQEPGQVGQRAGLRPGDVLLAVNGDETETSRDADKALSRASRSLQLDVLRGGRKVTMRFRL, from the coding sequence ATGCAAACGTTTCACCGCCCCGTTCTGACCGCATCCCTGATTGCCCTGCTGACCGCCTTTGGTGGCCTGTCGCCCACCCTGGCGCAGGACCGCGTCCCGGAAAGTCAGGCGGAAATCTCGCTCAGCTTCGCGCCGCTGGTGAAAAAGGCCGCCCCGGCAGTGGTCAATATCTTTGCCAAGACCATCGTGCCGAGCCGCCAGAGCCCCTTTGCCAATGACCCGTTCTTTTCCCAATTCTTTGGCAACCTCGGTCAGGCGCGGCCGCAGGTGCAGAACTCGCTTGGCTCCGGGGTGATCCTGTCGGACGACGGGATCGTGGTGTCCAATTACCACGTCGTCGGTGAGGCGGATGAGATCAGCATCGTGCTGAACGACCGGCGCGAATTCAACGCCGAGGTGCTGCTGGCGGACGCCGCGGCGGACCTGGCAATCCTGAAGCTGGAAGATGCCCATGATCTGCCCTACCTCGCCCTGCGCGACAGCGACGATGTCGAAGTCGGTGAGTTGGTGCTGGCCATCGGCAACCCCTTCGGGGTCGGACAGACGGTGAGTTCCGGCATCGTGTCCGGCCTCGCGCGGTCCGGCGCGGCGGCGGGCAGCGAACGGGGCTATTTCATCCAGACCGATGCGCCGATCAATCCGGGCAATTCGGGGGGCGCCCTGATCGACGTGAAGGGCGATCTGATCGGGGTCAATACCTCGATCCTGTCGCGCTCGGGCGGATCGAACGGCATTGGCTTTGCGATTCCCGCCGCGCTTATCGAACAATTCGTGGCGCAGGCACGCGACGGGGCGGCGGTCTTTCGGCACCCCTGGGCCGGGATGACCGGGCATGGCGTGGATACCGACATGGCCGGGGCGCTTGGCCTCGATCATCCCGAAGGCATCGTGATCGATGCGCTGCACGAGGACAGCCCCTTTGCGGCGGCTGGGTTCACACCGGGGGACGTGATCCTGGCTGTGGATGGCAACCCGATCTCGAGCCCGGCCGAGATGGTTTTCCGCATGTCCGTCAAGGGCATGGGTGGCAAGGCGCAGATCGAGCGTCTGCGCGACGGCGAGCGCAGCACGATTGCGGTGCCCATGACCACGGCCCCCGAGGAACCGGCACGCGATCCTGTCGAAACCACCGACAAGGGGCCGATCCCCGGCATGACGCTGGTCACCGTGAACCCGGCCGTCATCGCGGAATATCAGCTGCCTCTGACGACCACCGGCGCCATGGTACAGGAACCGGGGCAGGTGGGGCAGCGGGCCGGGTTGCGACCGGGGGACGTGCTGCTGGCGGTCAATGGCGATGAAACAGAGACCTCGCGCGATGCGGACAAGGCGCTGTCGCGCGCCTCGCGGTCCCTGCAGCTGGACGTGCTGCGTGGCGGGCGCAAGGTGACCATGCGCTTCCGCCTGTAA
- a CDS encoding adenylate kinase: MNIILMGPPGAGKGTQARVLVEERNMIQLSTGDMLREARSSGTEMGQKVAEVMDNGGLVTDEIVIGLIREKLEGDKKGGFIFDGFPRTLAQADALEGLLADMGEDLHAVIELRVRDDVLVDRIVGRSTCANCGDVYHDKTKPIPADGKCTTCGGTEFKRRADDNEDSLKTRLMEYYKKTSPLLGYYHAKGKLQRVDGLAKMNVVKASIGAILED, encoded by the coding sequence ATGAACATTATTCTTATGGGACCGCCGGGCGCCGGCAAGGGCACCCAGGCACGCGTTCTTGTCGAAGAACGCAACATGATCCAGCTTTCGACCGGGGACATGCTGCGCGAAGCCCGCAGTTCCGGCACGGAAATGGGCCAGAAGGTCGCCGAGGTCATGGACAATGGGGGTCTGGTCACGGACGAGATCGTCATTGGCCTGATCCGCGAAAAGCTGGAAGGCGACAAGAAGGGCGGCTTCATCTTCGATGGCTTCCCCCGGACGCTGGCTCAGGCTGACGCGCTGGAAGGTCTGCTGGCCGACATGGGCGAAGACCTGCATGCGGTGATTGAACTGCGGGTGCGGGACGACGTTCTGGTCGACCGGATTGTCGGGCGGTCCACCTGCGCCAACTGTGGTGATGTCTACCACGACAAGACCAAGCCGATTCCGGCAGACGGTAAATGCACCACTTGTGGCGGGACCGAGTTCAAGCGCCGGGCGGATGACAACGAGGACAGCCTCAAGACCCGCCTGATGGAATACTACAAGAAGACCTCGCCGCTGCTTGGCTACTATCACGCCAAGGGCAAGCTTCAGCGGGTCGATGGCCTGGCGAAGATGAACGTGGTCAAGGCCTCGATCGGCGCGATCCTCGAAGACTGA
- a CDS encoding DNA-directed RNA polymerase subunit alpha, which translates to MIHKNWAELIKPTQLDVKPGNDPARQATVVAEPLERGFGLTLGNALRRILMSSLQGAAITSVQIDNVLHEFSSVAGVREDVTDIVLNLKGVSLKMEVEGPKRLSITAKGPGAVTAADISESTGIEVLNKDHVICHLDEGADLYMELTVNTGKGYVSADKNKPEDAPIGLIPIDAIYSPIKKVSYDVQPTREGQVLDYDKLTMKVDTDGSITPDDAVAYAARILQDQLSIFVNFEEPESASRQDDDDGLEFNPLLLKKVDELELSVRSANCLKNDNIVYIGDLIQKTEAEMLRTPNFGRKSLNEIKEVLSGMGLHLGMDVEDWPPDNIEDLAKKFEDHF; encoded by the coding sequence ATGATCCACAAGAACTGGGCAGAACTTATCAAACCGACGCAGCTTGACGTCAAACCGGGCAATGACCCGGCGCGCCAGGCTACCGTCGTCGCAGAGCCGCTCGAGCGGGGCTTCGGCCTGACGCTCGGCAACGCGCTGCGCCGCATTCTCATGTCGTCCCTTCAGGGCGCCGCCATCACCAGCGTCCAGATCGACAACGTCCTGCACGAGTTCTCGAGCGTGGCCGGTGTGCGTGAGGATGTCACCGACATCGTGCTGAACCTCAAGGGCGTCTCCCTGAAGATGGAAGTCGAAGGGCCCAAACGCCTGTCGATCACCGCCAAGGGTCCGGGCGCGGTCACCGCTGCCGATATCTCGGAAAGCACCGGTATCGAGGTCCTGAACAAGGATCACGTGATCTGCCACCTCGACGAGGGCGCGGATCTGTACATGGAACTGACGGTCAACACCGGCAAGGGCTATGTCTCGGCTGACAAGAACAAGCCCGAAGATGCCCCCATCGGCCTGATCCCGATCGACGCGATCTATTCGCCGATCAAGAAGGTTTCCTACGACGTTCAGCCCACCCGCGAGGGCCAGGTGCTGGATTACGACAAGCTGACGATGAAGGTCGACACCGACGGCTCCATCACCCCGGACGATGCCGTGGCCTATGCCGCGCGCATTCTGCAGGACCAGCTTTCGATCTTCGTGAACTTCGAAGAGCCGGAAAGTGCCTCGCGGCAGGATGATGACGACGGTCTGGAATTCAACCCGCTCCTCCTCAAGAAGGTGGACGAGCTGGAATTGTCCGTCCGTTCGGCAAACTGCCTGAAGAACGACAACATCGTCTATATCGGCGACCTGATCCAGAAGACCGAAGCCGAGATGCTGCGCACCCCGAACTTCGGCCGGAAATCCCTGAACGAGATCAAGGAAGTGCTTTCGGGCATGGGCCTGCACCTCGGCATGGATGTCGAAGACTGGCCGCCAGACAACATCGAAGATCTGGCGAAGAAGTTCGAAGACCACTTCTGA
- the rpsM gene encoding 30S ribosomal protein S13, translated as MARIAGVNIPTAKRVPIALTYITGIGPASAKTICEAVNIDVTRRVNELSDAEVLAIREHIDANFSVEGDLRRETQMNIKRLMDLGCYRGLRHRRNLPVRGQRTHTNARTRKGPAKAIAGKKK; from the coding sequence TTGGCACGTATTGCCGGCGTTAACATCCCGACTGCAAAGCGGGTTCCCATCGCCCTCACCTATATCACCGGTATCGGTCCGGCTTCCGCAAAGACGATCTGCGAAGCCGTCAACATCGATGTCACCCGTCGCGTCAACGAACTGTCGGACGCCGAAGTCCTCGCCATCCGCGAGCACATCGACGCCAACTTCTCGGTTGAAGGCGATCTGCGCCGCGAGACGCAGATGAACATCAAGCGTCTGATGGACCTTGGTTGCTACCGCGGTCTGCGCCATCGTCGCAACCTTCCGGTTCGCGGTCAGCGTACCCATACCAATGCTCGTACCCGCAAAGGCCCCGCAAAGGCCATTGCCGGCAAGAAGAAGTAA
- the rpsK gene encoding 30S ribosomal protein S11 yields the protein MARDTRRGGKKKVSKNIAAGVAHVNSSFNNTKILISDVQGNAIAWSSAGTMGFKGSRKSTPYAAQMAAEDAGKKAQEHGVKTLEVEVQGPGSGRESALRALAAVGFNITSIRDVTPIAHNGCRPPKRRRV from the coding sequence ATGGCACGTGATACCCGTCGCGGAGGCAAAAAGAAGGTCTCCAAGAACATCGCAGCTGGCGTCGCACATGTGAACTCCAGCTTCAACAACACCAAGATCCTGATCTCCGACGTTCAGGGCAACGCCATCGCATGGTCCTCCGCAGGGACCATGGGCTTCAAGGGGTCGCGTAAATCGACTCCCTACGCCGCTCAGATGGCTGCCGAGGACGCTGGCAAGAAGGCACAAGAGCATGGCGTCAAGACGCTGGAAGTCGAAGTTCAGGGCCCCGGTTCGGGTCGTGAATCGGCTCTGCGCGCCCTGGCGGCTGTCGGTTTCAACATCACCTCGATCCGTGATGTGACCCCGATCGCTCACAACGGTTGCCGTCCGCCGAAGCGTCGCCGGGTCTGA
- the rplQ gene encoding 50S ribosomal protein L17 yields MRHARGYRRLNRTHEHRKALFSNMAGSLIEHEQIKTTLPKAKELRPIIEKMITLAKRGDLHARRQAASKLKQDALVIKLFEVLGPRYADRQGGYVRIMKAGFRYGDMAPMAIIEFVDRDLDAKGAADKARLEAVEA; encoded by the coding sequence ATGCGTCACGCACGAGGCTACCGCCGCCTGAATCGTACCCATGAGCACCGCAAGGCGCTCTTCTCGAACATGGCCGGCTCGCTCATCGAACATGAGCAAATCAAGACCACCCTGCCCAAGGCGAAGGAACTGCGCCCGATCATCGAAAAGATGATCACGCTGGCAAAGCGTGGCGATCTGCACGCCCGCCGTCAGGCCGCTTCCAAGCTGAAGCAGGACGCCCTGGTCATCAAGCTTTTCGAAGTCCTCGGCCCGCGCTATGCGGATCGTCAGGGCGGCTATGTCCGTATCATGAAAGCGGGCTTCCGCTATGGTGACATGGCGCCGATGGCCATCATCGAATTCGTCGACCGCGATCTGGACGCCAAGGGCGCAGCCGACAAGGCCCGTCTGGAAGCCGTCGAAGCGTAA